One genomic segment of Hevea brasiliensis isolate MT/VB/25A 57/8 chromosome 3, ASM3005281v1, whole genome shotgun sequence includes these proteins:
- the LOC110652213 gene encoding probable galactinol--sucrose galactosyltransferase 2 isoform X1, producing MSEKMPGIVGARQQLKWVRPCWWKCYGGYLRIARTKSPNSQICSCRNYSNVPRISFRRRNHRPLVTRCSSTMTVTPKISINDGNLVVHGKTILTGVPDNIILTPGSGVGLVAGAFIGATASHSKSLHVFPVGVLEGLRFMCCFRFKLWWMTQRMGICGKDIPLETQFMLVESRDGGEGVQDDAQTIYTVFLPLLEGQFRAVLQGNEKNEMEICLESGDDAVETKQGLYLVYMHAGTNPFEVINQAVKALEKHMQTFLHREKKKLPSFLDWFGWCTWDAFYTDVTAEGVEEGLKSLSEGGTPPRFLIIDDGWQQIENKPKEDTNAVVQEGAQFARRLTGIKENAKFQKNGENTEEARGLKHVVEDAKKCHNVKFVYVWHALAGYWGGVKPAAAGMEHYDTALAYPVQSPGILGNQPDIVMDSLSVHGLGLVHPKKVFDFYNELHAYLASCGVDGVKVDVQNIIETLGAGHGGRVSLTRSYHQALEASVARNFPDNGCIACMCHNTDGIYSAKQTAVVRASDDFYPRDPASHTIHISSVAYNTIFLGEFMQPDWDMFHSLHPAADYHGAARAIGGCPIYVSDKPGNHNFELLKKLVLPDGSILRAQLPGRPTRDSLFVDPARDGTSLLKIWNVNKCTGVVGVFNCQGAGWCKIEKKTRIHDASPGTLTGSVRATDVDCIAQVAGADWNGETIVYTHKSGEVVRLPKGASMPVTLKVLDYELFHFCPIMEITSNISFAPFGLLDMFNTGGAVDQLEIKVASDEKPEHFDGEVCSEITTSLSENRSPTATIALKVRGCGRFGAYSSQRPLKCLVGNAETDFNYDSDTGLVTLTLPVPEEEMYRWTLEIQV from the exons ATGAGCGAGAAAATGCCAGGGATTGTAGGAGCACGGCAACAATTGAAGTGGGTTCGTCCTTGTTGGTGGAAGTGTTATGGCGGTTACCTCCGCATTGCTCGAACAAAATccccaaattctcaaatttgctcCTGCAGAAATTACTCTAATGTTCCTCGCATTAGCTTCCGCAGAAGAAATCATAGGCCCTTAG TAACTCGGTGCTCATCAACAATGACTGTCACACCCAAGATTTCAATCAACGATGGGAACCTTGTGGTTCATGGGAAGACCATTTTAACTGGAGTGCCAGACAACATCATCTTGACTCCTGGATCGGGTGTGGGACTCGTTGCTGGTGCATTTATTGGTGCCACTGCTTCTCATAGCAAAAGTCTCCATGTCTTTCCTGTTGGCGTTTTAGA AGGTCTCCGTTTTATGTGTTGTTTCCGTTTCAAGTTATGGTGGATGACCCAGAGGATGGGCATTTGTGGGAAAGACATTCCTTTGGAGACCCAGTTCATGCTAGTGGAAAGTAGGGATGGTGGTGAAGGAGTTCAGGATGATGCCCAGACTATTTACACCGTCTTCCTTCCTCTACTTGAAGGCCAGTTCCGTGCTGTTCTGCAAGGCAATGAAAAGAATGAGATGGAGATCTGCCTTGAGAGCG GGGATGATGCTGTTGAAACTAAGCAGGGCCTTTACCTAGTCTACATGCATGCAGGGACCAACCCATTTGAAGTTATCAACCAAGCTGTAAA GGCTTTGGAAAAACACatgcaaacttttcttcatcgaGAGAAGAAAAAG TTGCCGTCTTTCCTTGACTGGTTTGGCTGGTGCACTTGGGATGCATTTTACACTGATGTCACAGCTGAGGGTGTTGAGGAAGGCCTTAAAAG ccTATCAGAGGGAGGGACTCCTCCACGATTTTTGATCATAGATGATGGTTGGCAACAGATTGAAAACAAGCCCAAGGAAGATACTAATGCTGTTGTGCAAGAAGGAGCACA ATTTGCAAGAAGGCTCACTGGAATAAAGGAGAATGCAAAATTTCAGAAGAATGGTGAAAATACTGAGGAGGCCAGAGGACTAAAGCATGTTGTGGAAGATGCCAAGAAATGTCACAATGTGAA GTTTGTATATGTATGGCATGCTTTAGCTGGTTACTGGGGTGGAGTAAAACCAGCAGCTGCTGGTATGGAGCATTATGACACTGCATTGGCATATCCAGTTCAGTCTCCTGGTATATTAGGCAACCAACCGGACATTGTCATGGATAGTCTCTCTGTCCATGGCCTTGGTTTGGTGCATCCCAAGAAGGTTTTCgatttctataatgagcttcatGCCTACTTGGCCTCATGTGGTGTGGATGGAGTAAAAGTTGATGTTCAGAACATCATTGAGACCCTTGGTGCTGGTCATGGTGGAAGAGTTTCCCTCACCCGCAGCTATCACCAAGCTCTTGAGGCTTCGGTTGCACGAAACTTCCCTGACAATGGATGTATCGCATGCATGTGCCATAACACCGATGGGATCTACAGTGCCAAGCAGACTGCTGTTGTGAGAGCTTCTGATGACTTCTATCCTAGGGACCCTGCTTCCCACACCATTCATATTTCCTCCGTGGCTTACAACACAATTTTCCTTGGAGAATTTATGCAACCTGACTGGGATATGTTCCAT AGTTTACATCCTGCTGCAGATTATCATGGCGCAGCTCGTGCTATTGGTGGGTGTCCAATCTATGTCAG TGATAAGCCTGGCAACCACAACTTTGAGCTACTGAAGAAGCTGGTCCTTCCTGATGGATCAATTCTGCGTGCCCAACTTCCTGGCAGGCCTACTCGTGATTCTCTCTTTGTCGATCCAGCAAGAGACGGTACCAG CTTGCTGAAGATATGGAATGTGAACAAATGCACTGGTGTGGTTGGTGTTTTTAACTGCCAAGGTGCTGGTTGGTGCAAGATTGAAAAGAAGACCCGCATTCATGATGCTTCTCCTGGTACCCTCACTGGCTCTGTTCGTGCCACTGATGTGGACTGTATTGCTCAAGTTGCTGGTGCAGATTGGAATGGGGAGACAATAGTATATACCCATAAATCAG GGGAGGTGGTTCGGTTACCTAAAGGTGCTTCAATGCCAGTGACACTGAAAGTTCTTGACTATGAACTCTTCCATTTCTGTCCAATCATG GAGATCACTTCCAACATTTCATTTGCACCATTTGGGTTGCTTGACATGTTCAACACAGGTGGTGCTGTGGATCAGTTGGAAATTAAGGTGGCTTCTGACGAGAAACCAGAGCACTTTGATGGTGAGGTCTGCTCAGAGATTACTACTTCACTCAGTGAAAATCGGTCTCCAACTGCAACCATTGCACTAAAAGTTAGAGGATGCGGACGTTTCGGGGCATACTCTTCGCAGCGCCCACTGAAATGCTTAGTGGGTAATGCTGAAACTGACTTCAACTATGACTCTGATACTGGACTAGTGACCCTGACTCTCCCTGTACCAGAGGAGGAGATGTATAGGTGGACTTTGGAGATCCAAGTTTAG
- the LOC110652213 gene encoding probable galactinol--sucrose galactosyltransferase 2 isoform X2, with protein sequence MTVTPKISINDGNLVVHGKTILTGVPDNIILTPGSGVGLVAGAFIGATASHSKSLHVFPVGVLEGLRFMCCFRFKLWWMTQRMGICGKDIPLETQFMLVESRDGGEGVQDDAQTIYTVFLPLLEGQFRAVLQGNEKNEMEICLESGDDAVETKQGLYLVYMHAGTNPFEVINQAVKALEKHMQTFLHREKKKLPSFLDWFGWCTWDAFYTDVTAEGVEEGLKSLSEGGTPPRFLIIDDGWQQIENKPKEDTNAVVQEGAQFARRLTGIKENAKFQKNGENTEEARGLKHVVEDAKKCHNVKFVYVWHALAGYWGGVKPAAAGMEHYDTALAYPVQSPGILGNQPDIVMDSLSVHGLGLVHPKKVFDFYNELHAYLASCGVDGVKVDVQNIIETLGAGHGGRVSLTRSYHQALEASVARNFPDNGCIACMCHNTDGIYSAKQTAVVRASDDFYPRDPASHTIHISSVAYNTIFLGEFMQPDWDMFHSLHPAADYHGAARAIGGCPIYVSDKPGNHNFELLKKLVLPDGSILRAQLPGRPTRDSLFVDPARDGTSLLKIWNVNKCTGVVGVFNCQGAGWCKIEKKTRIHDASPGTLTGSVRATDVDCIAQVAGADWNGETIVYTHKSGEVVRLPKGASMPVTLKVLDYELFHFCPIMEITSNISFAPFGLLDMFNTGGAVDQLEIKVASDEKPEHFDGEVCSEITTSLSENRSPTATIALKVRGCGRFGAYSSQRPLKCLVGNAETDFNYDSDTGLVTLTLPVPEEEMYRWTLEIQV encoded by the exons ATGACTGTCACACCCAAGATTTCAATCAACGATGGGAACCTTGTGGTTCATGGGAAGACCATTTTAACTGGAGTGCCAGACAACATCATCTTGACTCCTGGATCGGGTGTGGGACTCGTTGCTGGTGCATTTATTGGTGCCACTGCTTCTCATAGCAAAAGTCTCCATGTCTTTCCTGTTGGCGTTTTAGA AGGTCTCCGTTTTATGTGTTGTTTCCGTTTCAAGTTATGGTGGATGACCCAGAGGATGGGCATTTGTGGGAAAGACATTCCTTTGGAGACCCAGTTCATGCTAGTGGAAAGTAGGGATGGTGGTGAAGGAGTTCAGGATGATGCCCAGACTATTTACACCGTCTTCCTTCCTCTACTTGAAGGCCAGTTCCGTGCTGTTCTGCAAGGCAATGAAAAGAATGAGATGGAGATCTGCCTTGAGAGCG GGGATGATGCTGTTGAAACTAAGCAGGGCCTTTACCTAGTCTACATGCATGCAGGGACCAACCCATTTGAAGTTATCAACCAAGCTGTAAA GGCTTTGGAAAAACACatgcaaacttttcttcatcgaGAGAAGAAAAAG TTGCCGTCTTTCCTTGACTGGTTTGGCTGGTGCACTTGGGATGCATTTTACACTGATGTCACAGCTGAGGGTGTTGAGGAAGGCCTTAAAAG ccTATCAGAGGGAGGGACTCCTCCACGATTTTTGATCATAGATGATGGTTGGCAACAGATTGAAAACAAGCCCAAGGAAGATACTAATGCTGTTGTGCAAGAAGGAGCACA ATTTGCAAGAAGGCTCACTGGAATAAAGGAGAATGCAAAATTTCAGAAGAATGGTGAAAATACTGAGGAGGCCAGAGGACTAAAGCATGTTGTGGAAGATGCCAAGAAATGTCACAATGTGAA GTTTGTATATGTATGGCATGCTTTAGCTGGTTACTGGGGTGGAGTAAAACCAGCAGCTGCTGGTATGGAGCATTATGACACTGCATTGGCATATCCAGTTCAGTCTCCTGGTATATTAGGCAACCAACCGGACATTGTCATGGATAGTCTCTCTGTCCATGGCCTTGGTTTGGTGCATCCCAAGAAGGTTTTCgatttctataatgagcttcatGCCTACTTGGCCTCATGTGGTGTGGATGGAGTAAAAGTTGATGTTCAGAACATCATTGAGACCCTTGGTGCTGGTCATGGTGGAAGAGTTTCCCTCACCCGCAGCTATCACCAAGCTCTTGAGGCTTCGGTTGCACGAAACTTCCCTGACAATGGATGTATCGCATGCATGTGCCATAACACCGATGGGATCTACAGTGCCAAGCAGACTGCTGTTGTGAGAGCTTCTGATGACTTCTATCCTAGGGACCCTGCTTCCCACACCATTCATATTTCCTCCGTGGCTTACAACACAATTTTCCTTGGAGAATTTATGCAACCTGACTGGGATATGTTCCAT AGTTTACATCCTGCTGCAGATTATCATGGCGCAGCTCGTGCTATTGGTGGGTGTCCAATCTATGTCAG TGATAAGCCTGGCAACCACAACTTTGAGCTACTGAAGAAGCTGGTCCTTCCTGATGGATCAATTCTGCGTGCCCAACTTCCTGGCAGGCCTACTCGTGATTCTCTCTTTGTCGATCCAGCAAGAGACGGTACCAG CTTGCTGAAGATATGGAATGTGAACAAATGCACTGGTGTGGTTGGTGTTTTTAACTGCCAAGGTGCTGGTTGGTGCAAGATTGAAAAGAAGACCCGCATTCATGATGCTTCTCCTGGTACCCTCACTGGCTCTGTTCGTGCCACTGATGTGGACTGTATTGCTCAAGTTGCTGGTGCAGATTGGAATGGGGAGACAATAGTATATACCCATAAATCAG GGGAGGTGGTTCGGTTACCTAAAGGTGCTTCAATGCCAGTGACACTGAAAGTTCTTGACTATGAACTCTTCCATTTCTGTCCAATCATG GAGATCACTTCCAACATTTCATTTGCACCATTTGGGTTGCTTGACATGTTCAACACAGGTGGTGCTGTGGATCAGTTGGAAATTAAGGTGGCTTCTGACGAGAAACCAGAGCACTTTGATGGTGAGGTCTGCTCAGAGATTACTACTTCACTCAGTGAAAATCGGTCTCCAACTGCAACCATTGCACTAAAAGTTAGAGGATGCGGACGTTTCGGGGCATACTCTTCGCAGCGCCCACTGAAATGCTTAGTGGGTAATGCTGAAACTGACTTCAACTATGACTCTGATACTGGACTAGTGACCCTGACTCTCCCTGTACCAGAGGAGGAGATGTATAGGTGGACTTTGGAGATCCAAGTTTAG
- the LOC110652214 gene encoding pentatricopeptide repeat-containing protein At4g21065: MFILSQIHARILTHLLPFSTVSFLLSKVLSFSALSSFGNFAYARKVFSQIPNPGIFAYNTIIRGCFYAKTPSKEPFYLYKRMVTRGYPSPNTFTMAFVLKACSAIMALEEGQQVHARILRSGFTLNPYVQSSLVNFYAKCEEIKLARKMFDEITERNLVSWSAMITGYARVGMVNEALSMFRQMQGVGIEPDEVSLVGVISACAMAGALDIGKWIHAYINKRKIDIDLELNTALVNMYAKCGCIEKAKEIFDEMPVKDSKAWSSMIVGLAIHGLAEDALEVFSRMEEAKAKPNHVTFIGILSACARGGLVSEGKRHWSRMLELGIEPSMEHYGCMVDLLCRGGLVDEAYNFALSTPSPNPVIWRTLLVGYKKSRMLQQAEIVAEQLLELEPLNAENYIILSNLYATVSQWEKMSHVRKKMKEKGIKAVPGCTSIEIDGFLHEFVMGDWSHPEAEEIKRTLKDVYVRIHSTGYEPCVSSVLHNVDDEEKENSVSEHSERLAIAYGLLKTKAPAAIRIVKNLTVCWDCHEVTKIISKVYNREIIVRDRVRFHKFVNGTCSCRDYW, translated from the exons ATGTTCATTCTCAGCCAAATCCATGCGCGTATCCTTACACATCTCCTTCCTTTCTCCACTGTTTCCTTCTTGCTCTCCAAAGTCCTCTCCTTCTCCGCTCTATCTTCCTTTGGGAACTTCGCCTACGCACGCAAAGTTTTCTCTCAAATTCCAAACCCAGGCATTTTTGCTTACAATACCATTATAAGGGGTTGTTTCTATGCTAAAACCCCATCAAAAGAACCCTTTTATTTGTACAAAAGGATGGTTACAAGAGGCTACCCAAGTCCGAACACTTTCACTATGGCTTTTGTACTCAAAGCGTGCTCAGCTATAATGGCGCTTGAAGAGGGTCAGCAAGTCCATGCTCGTATTTTACGATCTGGGTTTACGTTAAACCCTTATGTGCAATCTTCATTGGTCAATTTTTATGCCAAGTGTGAGGAAATAAAGCTTGCGAGAAAGATGTTTGATGAAATTACTGAGAGGAATTTGGTTTCCTGGAGTGCAATGATAACTGGGTATGCAAGGGTGGGAATGGTCAATGAGGCTTTGAGTATGTTTAGGCAAATGCAGGGGGTCGGTATTGAACCTGATGAAGTTTCATTGGTTGGTGTGATTTCTGCTTGTGCCATGGCTGGAGCACTGGATATAGGGAAGTGGATTCATGCGTATATCAATAAAAGGAAGATTGATATTGATCTTGAGCTTAATACAGCACTAGTTAATATGTATGCAAAGTGTGGGTGTATAGAGAAGGcaaaagaaatttttgatgagatGCCAGTAAAGGATAGTAAAGCTTGGAGCTCAATGATTGTTGGCTTGGCCATTCATGGACTTGCAGAGGATGCATTAGAGGTATTTTCAAGGATGGAAGAAGCAAAG GCCAAGCCGAACCATGTAACCTTCATTGGTATTTTATCTGCATGCGCCCGTGGTGGACTAGTTTCAGAAGGAAAGAGACATTGGTCAAGAATGCTTGAATTGGGAATAGAACCTTCAATGGAGCATTATGGTTGTATGGTTGATTTACTATGCCGTGGAGGCCTTGTTGACGAGGCCTACAATTTTGCGCTATCCACACCCTCACCAAATCCAGTAATATGGCGAACGTTACTAGTGGGCTACAAGAAAAGTAGGATGTTACAACAAGCTGAAATTGTTGCCGAGCAACTACTTGAACTAGAACCACTAAATGCAGAAAATTATATCATTCTTTCAAATTTGTATGCCACTGTTTCACAGTGGGAGAAGATGAGCCATGTGAGAAAGAAGATGAAGGAAAAAGGCATCAAGGCAGTGCCCGGATGCACCTCTATTGAGATTGATGGCTTTTTGCATGAGTTTGTAATGGGTGATTGGTCACACCCTGAGGCAGAGGAAATAAAAAGAACTCTGAAGGATGTATATGTGAGGATTCATAGTACTGGGTATGAGCCATGTGTGTCTTCTGTGCTGCACAATGTGGATgatgaagagaaagagaattCTGTGTCTGAGCACAGTGAGAGGCTGGCCATCGCTTATGGCCTGCTGAAGACTAAAGCACCAGCAGCAATTAGGATAGTTAAGAATCTGACAGTTTGTTGGGACTGCCATGAAGTGACGAAAATTATCAGTAAAGTTTATAACCGGGAAATTATTGTAAGGGATCGGGTTCGTTTCCATAAATTTGTCAATGGAACATGTTCCTGCAGAGATTACTGGTAA
- the LOC110653278 gene encoding polygalacturonase isoform X1, whose amino-acid sequence MALPGLHLYSFFIIISFAIIPYYHCLQGDTLNEYLQEEGDEEFGYDFRAYPSYFNSIIEDGQFKDFIKLRSTNILNLKVFDDQVGSISTSVKKFIVDDFKAEANGTDDTEAFQKAWEEACSSEAGALVVPESRYRLKPLRFSGPCKSNLTVVQIFGTIEASDDRSDYDEDERHWLVFDRVQNLLVEGDGTIDGNGNIWWQNSCKVHKELPCKEAPTALTFYKCQNLVVDNLKIQNAQQMHVSFQSSSDVLVSNLMVTSPEDSPNTDGIHVTHSQNIQIINSFIGTGDDCISIVSGSQNVQAMDISCGPGHGISIGSLGSGNSEAHVSGVTIDGAKLTGTTNGVRIKTWQGGSGYASNIIFQNIEMHNVSNPIIIDQYYCDHKSCKEKQRSAVQVKNVVYKNIKGTSASEVAIKFDCSKTYPCQGILLEDVILEREAGNQTAKALCNNVNLAELGVVSPHCP is encoded by the exons atggcTTTACCAGGACTTCACCTTTATTCATTCTTCATCATCATTTCTTTTGCTATTATTCCTTATTATCATTGCTTGCAAGGAGACACCCTTAATGAATACCTTCAAGAAGAAGGTGATGAAGAATTTGGGTATGATTTTCGAGCTTATCCTTCTTATTTTAACTCCATTATTGAGGATGGCCAGTTCAAGGACTTCATCAAGTTAAGATcaactaatattcttaatttgaaGGTATTTGATGATCAAGTAGGTAGCATATCAACTTCAGTCAAAAAATTTATAGTTGATGATTTCAAAGCTGAAGCCAATGGCACTGATGACACTGAA GCATTTCAAAAGGCATGGGAGGAAGCTTGTTCATCTGAAGCAGGTGCCCTTGTTGTGCCTGAAAGCAGGTATCGATTGAAGCCATTGAGATTCTCAGGACCTTGCAAATCCAATCTTACAGTAGTGCAG ATATTTGGAACCATTGAAGCATCAGATGATCGATCAGACTATGATGAAGATGAAAGACACTGGCTTGTGTTTGATCGAGTTCAGAATTTGTTAGTTGAAGGTGATGGAACTATTGATGGAAATGGCAATATATGGTGGCAAAATTCATGCAAAGTCCATAAAGAACTT CCTTGCAAGGAAGCCCCTACG GCTCTCACTTTCTACAAATGCCAGAATTTGGTTGTGGATAACCTGAAAATCCAAAATGCACAGCAAATGCATGTTTCTTTTCAAAGTAGCAGTGATGTTCTAGTCTCCAATCTTATGGTAACTTCACCAGAGGATAGTCCCAACACTGATGGAATTCATGTCACACATTCTCAAAACATTCAGATTATAAATTCATTCATAGGAACAG GTGATGATTGTATCTCTATTGTAAGTGGATCCCAAAATGTTCAAGCCATGGACATATCCTGTGGACCAGGTCATGGAATAAG TATTGGAAGCTTAGGCTCTGGCAATTCAGAAGCTCATGTTTCAGGAGTAACTATTGATGGTGCTAAACTTACTGGTACTACCAATGGTGTTAGGATTAAAACATGGCAG GGAGGGTCAGGATATGCCAGCAACATCATTTTTCAAAATATTGAAATGCACAATGTGAGCAATCCCATTATAATAGATCAGTACTATTGTGACCACAAATCATGCAAAGAAAAG CAGAGATCTGCAGTTCAAGTGAAAAATGTGGTGTACAAGAACATCAAGGGGACTAGTGCTTCTGAGGTGGCTATCAAATTTGATTGTAGCAAGACCTATCCATGTCAAGGGATTTTGTTGGAAGATGTTATCCTGGAAAGGGAAGCTGGGAATCAAACAGCAAAAGCTTTGTGCAACAATGTTAATTTAGCTGAACTGGGAGTTGTTTCTCCACACTGTCCCTGA
- the LOC110653278 gene encoding polygalacturonase isoform X2: MALPGLHLYSFFIIISFAIIPYYHCLQGDTLNEYLQEEGDEEFGYDFRAYPSYFNSIIEDGQFKDFIKLRSTNILNLKVFDDQVGSISTSVKKFIVDDFKAEANGTDDTEAFQKAWEEACSSEAGALVVPESRYRLKPLRFSGPCKSNLTVVQIFGTIEASDDRSDYDEDERHWLVFDRVQNLLVEGDGTIDGNGNIWWQNSCKVHKELPCKEAPTALTFYKCQNLVVDNLKIQNAQQMHVSFQSSSDVLVSNLMVTSPEDSPNTDGIHVTHSQNIQIINSFIGTGDDCISIVSGSQNVQAMDISCGPGHGISIGSLGSGNSEAHVSGVTIDGAKLTGTTNGVRIKTWQGGSGYASNIIFQNIEMHNVSNPIIIDQYYCDHKSCKEKRSAVQVKNVVYKNIKGTSASEVAIKFDCSKTYPCQGILLEDVILEREAGNQTAKALCNNVNLAELGVVSPHCP, from the exons atggcTTTACCAGGACTTCACCTTTATTCATTCTTCATCATCATTTCTTTTGCTATTATTCCTTATTATCATTGCTTGCAAGGAGACACCCTTAATGAATACCTTCAAGAAGAAGGTGATGAAGAATTTGGGTATGATTTTCGAGCTTATCCTTCTTATTTTAACTCCATTATTGAGGATGGCCAGTTCAAGGACTTCATCAAGTTAAGATcaactaatattcttaatttgaaGGTATTTGATGATCAAGTAGGTAGCATATCAACTTCAGTCAAAAAATTTATAGTTGATGATTTCAAAGCTGAAGCCAATGGCACTGATGACACTGAA GCATTTCAAAAGGCATGGGAGGAAGCTTGTTCATCTGAAGCAGGTGCCCTTGTTGTGCCTGAAAGCAGGTATCGATTGAAGCCATTGAGATTCTCAGGACCTTGCAAATCCAATCTTACAGTAGTGCAG ATATTTGGAACCATTGAAGCATCAGATGATCGATCAGACTATGATGAAGATGAAAGACACTGGCTTGTGTTTGATCGAGTTCAGAATTTGTTAGTTGAAGGTGATGGAACTATTGATGGAAATGGCAATATATGGTGGCAAAATTCATGCAAAGTCCATAAAGAACTT CCTTGCAAGGAAGCCCCTACG GCTCTCACTTTCTACAAATGCCAGAATTTGGTTGTGGATAACCTGAAAATCCAAAATGCACAGCAAATGCATGTTTCTTTTCAAAGTAGCAGTGATGTTCTAGTCTCCAATCTTATGGTAACTTCACCAGAGGATAGTCCCAACACTGATGGAATTCATGTCACACATTCTCAAAACATTCAGATTATAAATTCATTCATAGGAACAG GTGATGATTGTATCTCTATTGTAAGTGGATCCCAAAATGTTCAAGCCATGGACATATCCTGTGGACCAGGTCATGGAATAAG TATTGGAAGCTTAGGCTCTGGCAATTCAGAAGCTCATGTTTCAGGAGTAACTATTGATGGTGCTAAACTTACTGGTACTACCAATGGTGTTAGGATTAAAACATGGCAG GGAGGGTCAGGATATGCCAGCAACATCATTTTTCAAAATATTGAAATGCACAATGTGAGCAATCCCATTATAATAGATCAGTACTATTGTGACCACAAATCATGCAAAGAAAAG AGATCTGCAGTTCAAGTGAAAAATGTGGTGTACAAGAACATCAAGGGGACTAGTGCTTCTGAGGTGGCTATCAAATTTGATTGTAGCAAGACCTATCCATGTCAAGGGATTTTGTTGGAAGATGTTATCCTGGAAAGGGAAGCTGGGAATCAAACAGCAAAAGCTTTGTGCAACAATGTTAATTTAGCTGAACTGGGAGTTGTTTCTCCACACTGTCCCTGA